A single window of Bombyx mori chromosome 17, ASM3026992v2 DNA harbors:
- the LOC110386304 gene encoding alpha-(1,3)-fucosyltransferase C-like, which yields MGKGQEGFIQRKCPHTNCFVTADRNLLGDYTKFDVIAFAGPDVVRMSERALPEKRSPHQKYAFATIESSDNYPVCSNRFDGYFNWTWTFRLDSEVRWGYFNVKDKNENVIGPNKIMHWMKIEDMEPVSEDFKIQLKSKSKAAAWFVSNCYTRSKREDFANELQVELKKHNLELDIYGRCGNLKCSRDTEEACDEMIREKYYFYLSFENSFGEDYVTEKLLHALEFDAVPVVYGGANYTRFMPEGIYLNARELGAAALAEKMAYLIKTPDRYIDMFKWKNHYTYFRKFRRVDTDEYCLFCTILNQEDKVKSISVYENFRKWWDPPNRC from the exons ATGGGAAAAGGACAGGAAGGTTTTATACAAAGAAAATGCCCACACACCAATTGTTTTGTGACCGCGGACCGCAATTTACTCGGTGATTATACAAAATTCGACGTGATAGCTTTCGCAGGACCTGACGTGGTACGCATGTCGGAAAGAGCTTTGCCTGAGAAGAGGTCACCGCATCAAAAATACGCATTCGCTACAATAGAATCCTCGGACAATTACCCAGTTTGCTCAAATCGATTTGACGGTTACTTTAATTGGACATGGACATTCCGACTGGATTCGGAAGTCCGATGGGGATATTTCAATGTCAAAGATAAAAACGAAAACGTTATTGGAccgaataaaataatgcactgGATGAAAATTGAAGACATGGAACCGGTCAGCGAAGATTTCAAAATACAGTTAAAGTCTAAGTCTAAGGCCGCAGCGTGGTTTGTGTCAAATTGTTACACAAGAAGCAAAAGGGAAGATTTCGCTAATGAACTTCAAGTTGAACTGAAAAAGCACAATTTAGAACTAGATATCTATGGCAGATGTGGAAACCTTAAATGTTCCCGGGATACAGAAGAGGCATGTGATGAAATGATCAgagaaaaatattacttttacttGTCGTTTGAAAACTCATTTGGTGAAGATTATGTCACAGAAAAATTATTACATGCCTTAGAATTCGACGCTGTTCCTGTAGTGTATGGCGGTGCTAACTACACCAG GTTTATGCCTGAAGGGATTTATTTGAATGCGAGGGAGTTAGGAGCAGCCGCGTTAGCTGAAAAAATGGCATACCTGATAAAAACACCAGATCGTTACATCGATATGTTTAAATGGAAAAATCATTACACATACTTCAGAAAATTCAGAAGAGTCGATACAGATGAGTACTGCTTATTTTGTACTATACTGAATCAGGAAGACAAAGTGAAAAGTATATCTGTGTACGAGAATTTCAGAAAGTGGTGGGATCCTCCAAATCGATGCTAG
- the LOC119631140 gene encoding alpha-(1,3)-fucosyltransferase C isoform X1 — MFRLNNTIFKLAFYSVCALGVFVWYVSNLMVYTITQPIIKSTRITKLNKTVHENIKFILIWTDPAIDPIVKLGNGHQTFVERECPVKSCFVTSDRHFFKDVTEFEVIIFHGKEIVRSLPAMPEIRSTHQKYIFASMESSDYYPICDVRFKGFFNWTWTYKLNSDEYNGYIIVRNKKGIIIGPKQDMEWLRIEEMDPVTKEVEIKLSRKTKIAAWFVSNCRAPSGRDIFFKEVQRELNKHGLSVDVYGECGNKICPRDDESKCFKLIERDYYFYFAFENSLSEDYVTEKLLTAIRNYAIPVVYGAANYTRFMPNGTYLNGRDLGAKELARQMIEIYEDKKKYKRFFKWHNHYSYHDVYESPESDSICKLCAIINNNTVFDKATVYEDFNSWWNPKGRC; from the exons ATGTTCAGATTAAATAACACCATATTTAAACTAGCATTTTACTCGGTATGTGCACTTGGCGTGTTTGTATGGTATGTTTCAAATCTAATGGTTTATACTATAACCCAACCAATTATAAAAAGTACAAGAATAACCAAACTCAATAAAACTGTCcacgaaaatattaaattcatcCTTATATGGACGGATCCAGCAATAGACCCAATCGTGAAATTGGGAAATGGCCATCAGACGTTCGTCGAAAGAGAATGCCCAGTAAAATCATGTTTTGTCACATCAGACAGACATTTTTTCAAAGATGTAACTGAGTTTGAAGTGATAATTTTTCATGGTAAAGAGATTGTACGAAGTCTCCCTGCCATGCCGGAAATACGATCTACtcaccaaaaatatatttttgcatCCATGGAATCTTCTGACTACTATCCAATATGCGACGTTAGATTTAAAGGCTTTTTCAATTGGACATGGACTTATAAGTTAAATTCTGATGAGTACAACGGCTATATTATAGTTAGAAATAAAAAGGGTATTATTATAGGACCTAAACAAGACATGGAGTGGTTAAGAATTGAAGAAATGGATCCTGTGACCAAAGAAGTTGAAATAAAGTTGAGTCGCAAAACAAAAATTGCTGCGTGGTTTGTTTCTAACTGTAGAGCTCCTAGTGGcagagacattttttttaaagaagtcCAAAGGGAATTGAATAAACACGGTTTGTCAGTTGATGTATACGGAGAATGTGGAAATAAAATTTGTCCACGCGATGACGAGAGCAAATGCTTTAAATTGATAGAAAGGGACTACTATTTTTACTTCGCTTTTGAAAATTCTTTAAGTGAAGATTACGTAACTGAAAAATTATTGACCGCAATTCGAAACTACGCCATTCCAGTTGTTTATGGTGCCGCGAATTATACGAG GTTCATGCCTAATGGTACCTACCTAAACGGTCGAGATTTAGGCGCGAAAGAACTTGCAAGACAAATGATTGAGATTTACGAAGACAAGAAAAAGtataaaagattttttaagtGGCATAATCATTACTCTTATCACGACGTGTATGAATCTCCGGAAAGCGATAGCATTTGCAAGTTGTGCGcgataattaataacaatacaGTATTTGATAAGGCAACTGTTTATGAAGATTTTAATTCATGGTGGAATCCGAAGGGCcggtgttaa
- the LOC119629781 gene encoding alpha-(1,3)-fucosyltransferase C-like isoform X1, translating to MFRLNNTIFKLAFYSVCALGVFVWYVSNLMVYTITQPIIKSTRITKLNKTVHENIKFILIWTDPAIDPIVKLGNGHQTFVERECPVKSCFVTSDRHFFKDVTEFEVIIFHGKEIVRSLPAMPEIRSTHQKYIFASMESSDYYPICDVRFKGFFNWTWTYKLNSDEYNGYIIVRNKKGIIIGPKQDMEWLRIEEMDPVTKEVEIKLSRKTKIAAWFVSNCRAPSGRDIFFKEVQRELNKHGLSVDVYGECGNKICPRDDESKCFKLIERDYYFYFAFENSLSEDYVTEKLLTAIRNYAIPVVYGAANYTSYTLFAMSKYISKTLQYKFVAIQLFLCYRFMPNGTYLNGRDLGAKELARQMIEIYEDKKKYKRFFKWHNHYSYHDVYESPESDSICKLCAIINNNTVFDKATVYEDFNSWWNPKGRC from the exons ATGTTCAGATTAAATAACACCATATTTAAACTAGCATTTTACTCGGTATGTGCACTTGGCGTGTTTGTATGGTATGTTTCAAATCTAATGGTTTATACTATAACCCAACCAATTATAAAAAGTACAAGAATAACCAAACTCAATAAAACTGTCcacgaaaatattaaattcatcCTTATATGGACGGATCCAGCAATAGACCCAATCGTGAAATTGGGAAATGGCCATCAGACGTTCGTCGAAAGAGAATGCCCAGTAAAATCATGTTTTGTCACATCAGACAGACATTTTTTCAAAGATGTAACTGAGTTTGAAGTGATAATTTTTCATGGTAAAGAGATTGTACGAAGTCTCCCTGCCATGCCGGAAATACGATCTACtcaccaaaaatatatttttgcatCCATGGAATCTTCTGACTACTATCCAATATGCGACGTTAGATTTAAAGGCTTTTTCAATTGGACATGGACTTATAAGTTAAATTCTGATGAGTACAACGGCTATATTATAGTTAGAAATAAAAAGGGTATTATTATAGGACCTAAACAAGACATGGAGTGGTTAAGAATTGAAGAAATGGATCCTGTGACCAAAGAAGTTGAAATAAAGTTGAGTCGCAAAACAAAAATTGCTGCGTGGTTTGTTTCTAACTGTAGAGCTCCTAGTGGcagagacattttttttaaagaagtcCAAAGGGAATTGAATAAACACGGTTTGTCAGTTGATGTATACGGAGAATGTGGAAATAAAATTTGTCCACGCGATGACGAGAGCAAATGCTTTAAATTGATAGAAAGGGACTACTATTTTTACTTCGCTTTTGAAAATTCTTTAAGTGAAGATTACGTAACTGAAAAATTATTGACCGCAATTCGAAACTACGCCATTCCAGTTGTTTATGGTGCCGCGAATTATACGAG ttatacTTTATTCGCAATGAGTAAATACATTTCAAAAACATTACAGTACAAGTTTGTTGCCATTCAACTGTTCTTATGTTATAGGTTCATGCCTAATGGTACCTACCTAAACGGTCGAGATTTAGGCGCGAAAGAACTTGCAAGACAAATGATTGAGATTTACGAAGACAAGAAAAAGtataaaagattttttaagtGGCATAATCATTACTCTTATCACGACGTGTATGAATCTCCGGAAAGCGATAGCATTTGCAAGTTGTGCGcgataattaataacaatacaGTATTTGATAAGGCAACTGTTTATGAAGATTTTAATTCATGGTGGAATCCGAAGGGCcggtgttaa
- the LOC119629781 gene encoding alpha-(1,3)-fucosyltransferase C-like isoform X4, with product MEWLRIEEMDPVTKEVEIKLSRKTKIAAWFVSNCRAPSGRDIFFKEVQRELNKHGLSVDVYGECGNKICPRDDESKCFKLIERDYYFYFAFENSLSEDYVTEKLLTAIRNYAIPVVYGAANYTRFMPNGTYLNGRDLGAKELARQMIEIYEDKKKYKRFFKWHNHYSYHDVYESPESDSICKLCAIINNNTVFDKATVYEDFNSWWNPKGRC from the exons ATGGAGTGGTTAAGAATTGAAGAAATGGATCCTGTGACCAAAGAAGTTGAAATAAAGTTGAGTCGCAAAACAAAAATTGCTGCGTGGTTTGTTTCTAACTGTAGAGCTCCTAGTGGcagagacattttttttaaagaagtcCAAAGGGAATTGAATAAACACGGTTTGTCAGTTGATGTATACGGAGAATGTGGAAATAAAATTTGTCCACGCGATGACGAGAGCAAATGCTTTAAATTGATAGAAAGGGACTACTATTTTTACTTCGCTTTTGAAAATTCTTTAAGTGAAGATTACGTAACTGAAAAATTATTGACCGCAATTCGAAACTACGCCATTCCAGTTGTTTATGGTGCCGCGAATTATACGAG GTTCATGCCTAATGGTACCTACCTAAACGGTCGAGATTTAGGCGCGAAAGAACTTGCAAGACAAATGATTGAGATTTACGAAGACAAGAAAAAGtataaaagattttttaagtGGCATAATCATTACTCTTATCACGACGTGTATGAATCTCCGGAAAGCGATAGCATTTGCAAGTTGTGCGcgataattaataacaatacaGTATTTGATAAGGCAACTGTTTATGAAGATTTTAATTCATGGTGGAATCCGAAGGGCcggtgttaa
- the LOC119629781 gene encoding alpha-(1,3)-fucosyltransferase C-like isoform X3 encodes MEWLRIEEMDPVTKEVEIKLSRKTKIAAWFVSNCRAPSGRDIFFKEVQRELNKHGLSVDVYGECGNKICPRDDESKCFKLIERDYYFYFAFENSLSEDYVTEKLLTAIRNYAIPVVYGAANYTSYTLFAMSKYISKTLQYKFVAIQLFLCYRFMPNGTYLNGRDLGAKELARQMIEIYEDKKKYKRFFKWHNHYSYHDVYESPESDSICKLCAIINNNTVFDKATVYEDFNSWWNPKGRC; translated from the exons ATGGAGTGGTTAAGAATTGAAGAAATGGATCCTGTGACCAAAGAAGTTGAAATAAAGTTGAGTCGCAAAACAAAAATTGCTGCGTGGTTTGTTTCTAACTGTAGAGCTCCTAGTGGcagagacattttttttaaagaagtcCAAAGGGAATTGAATAAACACGGTTTGTCAGTTGATGTATACGGAGAATGTGGAAATAAAATTTGTCCACGCGATGACGAGAGCAAATGCTTTAAATTGATAGAAAGGGACTACTATTTTTACTTCGCTTTTGAAAATTCTTTAAGTGAAGATTACGTAACTGAAAAATTATTGACCGCAATTCGAAACTACGCCATTCCAGTTGTTTATGGTGCCGCGAATTATACGAG ttatacTTTATTCGCAATGAGTAAATACATTTCAAAAACATTACAGTACAAGTTTGTTGCCATTCAACTGTTCTTATGTTATAGGTTCATGCCTAATGGTACCTACCTAAACGGTCGAGATTTAGGCGCGAAAGAACTTGCAAGACAAATGATTGAGATTTACGAAGACAAGAAAAAGtataaaagattttttaagtGGCATAATCATTACTCTTATCACGACGTGTATGAATCTCCGGAAAGCGATAGCATTTGCAAGTTGTGCGcgataattaataacaatacaGTATTTGATAAGGCAACTGTTTATGAAGATTTTAATTCATGGTGGAATCCGAAGGGCcggtgttaa